A section of the Flavobacterium ardleyense genome encodes:
- a CDS encoding IS3 family transposase, whose translation MNWFKANKRGLRFSLNQLYRAVGISKQAVYQYERRQAIFDRQLLQLVAEADDLREDHPGCGVEKMYQILEPSFIGRDRFIGTMMDLGYRIRKVKNYKRTTVAGKVVYPNLIKGLEITAPNTVWQSDLTYLPVNNKHYYAVFIIDVYNKKIVGYEVSDNMRALANVKALKMALQHNKAPTIHHSDRGSQYTYHQYIDLLKINNTKISMSLSGLDNAYAERINRTIKEEYLSYWKPKNFNELKRCVKKAVNNYNQIRVHKNLPKMSPNNFEKYWATLKLEDRPKFTIFNYESLTKNGQH comes from the coding sequence ATCAACTGGTTCAAAGCAAACAAAAGAGGTTTAAGGTTTAGTCTGAACCAACTGTATCGCGCTGTAGGAATAAGCAAGCAAGCTGTTTACCAGTACGAACGCAGACAGGCTATTTTTGACCGACAATTACTACAGCTTGTAGCTGAGGCCGATGATCTTCGCGAGGATCATCCAGGCTGTGGAGTAGAAAAGATGTATCAAATCTTAGAACCAAGTTTTATTGGACGTGATAGATTTATCGGCACTATGATGGATCTTGGCTATAGGATTAGGAAAGTTAAGAATTACAAACGTACTACTGTAGCGGGAAAGGTAGTATATCCTAACCTGATAAAAGGGCTAGAAATAACTGCTCCGAATACAGTGTGGCAGTCTGATTTAACATACTTGCCGGTAAACAATAAACATTATTACGCAGTATTTATAATTGATGTATACAACAAAAAAATAGTTGGTTATGAAGTGTCAGATAATATGAGGGCTCTAGCAAATGTAAAAGCCCTTAAAATGGCTCTGCAACACAATAAAGCTCCCACTATCCATCATTCAGACCGAGGTAGTCAATATACATATCATCAATATATAGATCTACTGAAGATAAATAATACAAAAATTAGTATGTCATTAAGTGGCTTAGACAATGCTTACGCAGAACGCATCAATAGAACGATAAAAGAAGAGTATCTAAGTTATTGGAAGCCCAAGAACTTCAATGAATTAAAACGCTGTGTTAAGAAGGCAGTAAACAATTATAATCAAATAAGAGTACACAAAAATCTTCCTAAAATGAGCCCAAATAATTTTGAAAAATATTGGGCAACATTAAAGTTAGAAGACAGACCGAAATTTACTATTTTTAACTATGAATCATTAACTAAAAACGGTCAACACTAA
- the rsmG gene encoding 16S rRNA (guanine(527)-N(7))-methyltransferase RsmG, protein MDEILKYFPDLSPLQIQQFEQLEDLYNDWNAKINVISRKDIDQLYHKHILHSLAIAKIQKFEPGTYVLDVGTGGGFPGIPLAILFPETRFYLIDIILKKITVVKAVAEALDLKNVKAEQIRAENIKGDFDFIVSRAVTNMPDFVSWVKDKIKKQNKHDLKNGILYLKGGDLTEELQDFPKATEYNISDLFEGEFFETKKVVHVPLKFKA, encoded by the coding sequence ATGGACGAAATACTAAAATACTTTCCAGATTTAAGCCCTTTGCAGATACAGCAATTTGAGCAACTTGAAGATTTGTACAACGATTGGAACGCAAAAATAAATGTGATTTCTCGAAAAGATATCGATCAGCTTTATCACAAACATATTTTACATTCGCTTGCAATTGCCAAGATTCAGAAGTTTGAACCTGGAACTTATGTGCTTGATGTGGGTACGGGCGGAGGATTTCCTGGAATTCCGTTGGCAATATTATTTCCAGAAACGAGATTTTATTTGATTGATATTATCTTGAAAAAAATCACTGTCGTAAAAGCAGTTGCCGAAGCATTGGATCTTAAAAACGTAAAAGCCGAACAGATTCGTGCCGAAAATATAAAAGGAGATTTCGATTTTATTGTGAGTCGCGCCGTTACCAATATGCCTGATTTTGTGAGTTGGGTAAAAGACAAAATCAAAAAACAGAACAAACACGATTTGAAAAACGGAATTCTCTATCTAAAAGGAGGAGACCTTACCGAGGAATTACAGGATTTCCCGAAAGCGACGGAATATAATATTTCGGATTTATTTGAAGGAGAGTTTTTCGAAACTAAGAAAGTTGTTCACGTGCCGTTGAAGTTTAAGGCTTAG
- a CDS encoding transposase, whose protein sequence is MKANLKTLKKQRNYSEEFKRQIVGDFESGRFSVRQLEKLHGVCNVTIYNWIYKFSTFNEKGSIIVEMKDSSTHKLKEMQARIQELEAIVGRKQITIDYLEKIIDVASDELNIDIKKKSNTPQSTGSKQTKEV, encoded by the coding sequence ATGAAAGCAAATTTAAAAACTTTAAAAAAGCAACGTAATTACTCAGAAGAGTTTAAGCGTCAGATTGTGGGAGATTTCGAATCTGGTCGATTTAGTGTCCGCCAACTAGAGAAATTACACGGAGTATGCAACGTCACAATTTACAATTGGATTTATAAATTCTCTACCTTTAATGAGAAAGGATCAATTATCGTAGAAATGAAAGACAGTAGCACTCACAAACTCAAAGAAATGCAGGCACGTATCCAAGAATTGGAAGCAATTGTTGGGCGAAAACAAATCACAATTGATTATCTGGAAAAGATAATCGATGTAGCTAGCGACGAACTCAATATTGACATTAAAAAAAAGTCCAACACTCCACAATCAACTGGTTCAAAGCAAACAAAAGAGGTTTAA
- a CDS encoding S9 family peptidase has protein sequence MKITFCTILLVFSSALFAQENISYQKPPKAILDLVDYERAPSVLMDTKKQYMLLSYRSTYKSLDDLSQDDIRLGGLRINPKTNIGSTVTYNNNLKIQKIGEANARQVQGLPINPQISNVAWSADEKKIAFSNTTATGVELWVLDVASAQAKKLTESISNANAGNPFSWFSDNKHILVRKLKDDRAPLQDNKTELPTGPIVSNSVGQKSQNRTYQDLLKNKLDEANFENLITSEIMKVALDGSSKVFLPAAMYVNETFSPDGNYLLVTTIEKPFSYVVPLNRFPQKTTVYTADGKMVKVVNELGLNEIIPKGFMATRQGKRIMSWRLDKAASLYYVEALDGGDPANEVPFRDEIYSWDAPFTATATSIAKTPQRYGGIVWGDQNHAILMDQWYDTRNEKTYLINPNNADQKAEVLYDLNSQDIYADPGRFQTKKNQFGKRTLAIRNGNLFLVGDGHTAKGQFPFVDELNLKTKKTKRLYQSSDKDKLESVQTIYDFDKGEILVSIESKNEFPNYFLRSYKNKKGKPLRVTNFANPFASISKVHKEVIKYKRKDGVDLSGTLYLPTDYDAKKKYPLLIWAYPAEYKDKNSAGQSSKNPNEFTFPYYGSFVYWVTQGYVVLDDAAFPIIGEGTTEPNDTFIPQLVANAEAAIDAVDKLGYIDRTKVAVGGHSYGAFMTANLLTHSKLFACGIARSGAYNRTLTPFGFQSEQRNYWEAPEVYNTMSPFMNADKMKTPMLLTHGEADNNPGTFTLQTERYFQALKGLGAPVRMVILPKESHGYAAKENILHLLWEQHEFLEKYLKN, from the coding sequence ATGAAAATAACTTTTTGTACAATCCTTCTTGTATTTTCTTCGGCACTTTTTGCACAAGAGAATATCAGTTACCAGAAACCGCCAAAAGCAATTCTGGACCTTGTAGATTATGAGCGTGCGCCATCTGTATTGATGGACACCAAAAAACAGTATATGCTTTTGAGTTACAGAAGCACCTACAAATCCCTCGACGATTTAAGTCAAGATGATATTCGTCTCGGCGGCTTGCGTATCAATCCAAAAACAAATATTGGAAGCACCGTTACTTACAATAACAACCTTAAAATTCAAAAGATTGGCGAAGCCAACGCACGTCAAGTACAAGGACTTCCTATCAATCCACAGATTTCGAATGTTGCATGGTCTGCAGACGAAAAGAAAATTGCTTTTTCAAACACCACTGCTACTGGAGTTGAACTTTGGGTTCTAGACGTAGCATCTGCGCAAGCAAAAAAATTAACCGAATCAATCAGTAATGCCAATGCGGGAAATCCTTTTAGCTGGTTTTCAGACAATAAACACATCCTTGTCAGAAAGTTGAAAGACGACCGCGCGCCACTGCAAGACAATAAAACCGAATTGCCAACAGGGCCAATCGTTTCAAACAGCGTTGGACAGAAATCACAAAACCGTACCTACCAGGATTTGCTGAAAAACAAATTGGATGAAGCGAATTTCGAAAACCTGATAACTTCAGAAATTATGAAGGTCGCTCTCGACGGTTCTTCAAAAGTTTTCTTGCCGGCAGCAATGTACGTGAACGAAACTTTTTCGCCAGACGGAAACTACCTTTTAGTAACTACTATCGAAAAACCTTTTTCGTATGTAGTACCACTTAACAGATTTCCACAGAAAACGACTGTTTACACCGCAGATGGTAAAATGGTAAAAGTGGTAAACGAATTAGGTCTGAACGAAATAATTCCGAAAGGTTTTATGGCGACTAGACAAGGCAAGCGAATTATGAGTTGGAGATTGGACAAAGCTGCTTCGTTATATTATGTAGAAGCACTTGACGGCGGAGATCCAGCCAACGAAGTTCCTTTTAGAGACGAAATTTATTCTTGGGATGCGCCATTTACGGCAACTGCGACTTCTATTGCTAAAACCCCACAGCGTTACGGCGGAATAGTTTGGGGAGACCAAAATCACGCAATCTTAATGGATCAATGGTATGACACTAGAAATGAAAAAACCTATTTGATCAATCCAAATAACGCTGATCAAAAGGCAGAAGTTTTATACGATTTAAATTCGCAAGACATCTACGCAGATCCTGGACGTTTCCAAACTAAGAAAAATCAATTCGGAAAAAGAACGCTTGCCATTCGCAACGGAAATTTATTTCTAGTTGGAGATGGTCATACTGCCAAAGGACAATTTCCATTTGTGGACGAGCTGAATTTAAAAACTAAAAAGACAAAGCGACTTTACCAATCTTCTGATAAAGATAAGTTGGAAAGCGTCCAGACAATTTATGATTTTGATAAAGGCGAAATTCTAGTTTCTATCGAGTCTAAGAATGAGTTTCCAAATTACTTTCTAAGGTCATACAAAAACAAGAAAGGCAAACCTTTGCGAGTAACAAATTTTGCAAATCCATTTGCATCAATCAGCAAAGTACATAAAGAAGTAATTAAGTACAAACGTAAAGATGGAGTCGATTTATCAGGAACATTGTACTTGCCAACAGATTATGATGCAAAGAAAAAATACCCATTGCTTATTTGGGCTTACCCAGCAGAATATAAAGACAAAAACTCGGCAGGACAGAGTTCAAAAAATCCAAATGAATTCACATTCCCTTATTATGGATCATTTGTATATTGGGTTACTCAAGGTTATGTAGTCCTTGATGATGCCGCTTTTCCAATTATTGGAGAAGGCACTACCGAGCCAAATGATACTTTTATTCCACAGTTGGTTGCCAATGCCGAAGCAGCAATTGATGCTGTGGACAAATTAGGATATATTGACCGAACCAAAGTTGCCGTTGGAGGACACTCGTACGGAGCCTTTATGACTGCGAATCTTCTAACTCACTCGAAGCTTTTCGCTTGCGGAATTGCGAGAAGTGGCGCTTACAATAGAACATTAACTCCGTTTGGTTTCCAAAGTGAGCAACGTAACTATTGGGAAGCACCAGAAGTTTACAATACTATGTCACCATTTATGAATGCGGACAAAATGAAAACTCCAATGCTATTAACCCACGGAGAAGCTGACAACAATCCTGGAACTTTCACACTGCAAACAGAGCGTTATTTCCAAGCCTTAAAAGGTCTCGGAGCTCCAGTACGAATGGTGATTTTACCAAAAGAAAGCCACGGATATGCTGCCAAAGAAAACATTTTGCACCTATTATGGGAGCAACACGAATTCTTGGAAAAGTATCTTAAGAACTAG
- a CDS encoding type II toxin-antitoxin system RelE/ParE family toxin: protein MFLIEKTPEFDKWMKNLKDLQSKVKILIRIQKLENDEHFGDCKVISDGIRELKINFGKGYRVYFKRKDGKIIILLVGGDKSTQQKDIEKAKEIWEKLNN from the coding sequence ATGTTTTTAATTGAGAAGACACCTGAATTTGACAAGTGGATGAAGAATCTAAAGGATCTTCAATCTAAAGTGAAGATTTTGATTCGGATTCAGAAATTAGAAAATGATGAACATTTTGGCGACTGTAAGGTCATTAGCGATGGAATTCGGGAATTGAAAATTAATTTCGGCAAAGGCTATAGAGTTTACTTTAAACGTAAAGACGGTAAAATCATTATTTTACTAGTTGGTGGAGACAAGTCTACTCAGCAAAAAGACATCGAAAAAGCAAAAGAAATCTGGGAAAAATTAAATAATTAA
- a CDS encoding addiction module antidote protein encodes METSKFEISDYLDSNEMIAEYLNAVLEEGDDSDIITAIGHVAKAMGMTKIADDTGMSRTSLYKALSEGAKPQFATIMKVLKAVGGQMQVNPIPSKSAL; translated from the coding sequence ATGGAAACTTCAAAATTTGAAATATCAGATTATTTAGATAGCAATGAAATGATTGCTGAATATTTGAATGCGGTATTAGAAGAAGGAGACGATTCTGATATAATTACCGCTATTGGTCACGTTGCAAAGGCAATGGGAATGACAAAAATTGCCGATGATACTGGAATGAGTAGGACTAGTTTGTATAAGGCACTATCTGAAGGTGCAAAGCCACAATTTGCAACTATTATGAAAGTTTTAAAAGCTGTCGGTGGTCAAATGCAGGTCAATCCTATTCCGTCGAAAAGCGCACTATAA
- the pruA gene encoding L-glutamate gamma-semialdehyde dehydrogenase produces MPKGIYSVPKAYNEVVKSYAPGTKEREEVLNEYKAMYNSTVDIPLYIGQEEIRTGNTKPLFPPYDHKHNLGQYHVADKPLVEKAIASALEARTKWSALSWEHRASIFLKAAELLAGPYRAKINASSMIAQAKTVHQAEIDAACEFIDFLRYNVEFMTEIYAQQPTSSEGIWNRLEHRPLEGFVYAITPFNFTSIAGNLPAAVALMGNVVVWKPAATQIYSAKVIVEVFEKAGLPKGVINVIYGDSAMITDTVLDSPDFAGIHFTGSTGVFNSMWSKIGQNINKYKTYPRIVGETGGKDFVWAHPSSNSLEVATALARGAFEYQGQKCSAASRAYIPASLWEDVKKQLVTDVSSFKMGAPDDTKNFVSSVISETSFDKLAKAIDAAKASNEAEIIVGGGYDKSKGWFIEPTVIVTTNPKYDTMKTELFGPVLTIYVYEDAKWEESLKLVDETSIYALTGAIFSQDRYAIEVATKALEGAAGNFYINDKPTGAVVGQQPFGGARASGTNDKAGSILNLLRWVSPRTIKETFVPATDYRYSFLD; encoded by the coding sequence ATGCCAAAAGGAATTTATAGCGTGCCTAAAGCGTATAATGAGGTTGTAAAATCTTATGCGCCAGGGACAAAGGAGAGAGAAGAAGTTTTGAATGAGTACAAAGCGATGTACAACAGCACTGTTGATATTCCGTTGTATATTGGTCAAGAGGAGATTCGCACCGGAAATACAAAACCACTTTTCCCACCATACGATCACAAACATAATTTGGGTCAGTACCACGTTGCTGACAAGCCTCTTGTAGAGAAAGCGATTGCATCTGCACTAGAAGCGCGTACAAAATGGTCGGCATTATCTTGGGAGCACCGTGCTTCTATCTTCTTGAAAGCGGCTGAATTGCTTGCGGGACCTTACCGTGCAAAAATCAATGCTTCGTCTATGATTGCTCAGGCAAAAACTGTGCACCAAGCGGAAATTGATGCGGCTTGTGAGTTTATCGATTTCTTACGTTACAATGTTGAGTTTATGACTGAGATTTATGCTCAGCAACCAACAAGTTCTGAAGGAATTTGGAACCGTCTTGAGCATAGACCTCTAGAAGGATTTGTGTACGCAATTACTCCTTTTAACTTTACTTCGATTGCTGGAAATCTTCCTGCAGCAGTAGCATTGATGGGGAATGTTGTGGTATGGAAACCAGCGGCAACTCAAATTTATTCTGCTAAAGTAATTGTAGAAGTATTTGAAAAAGCAGGTTTACCAAAAGGTGTAATCAACGTAATTTACGGAGATAGCGCCATGATTACGGATACTGTTCTTGACAGTCCTGATTTTGCTGGAATTCACTTTACTGGATCCACTGGAGTTTTTAATTCTATGTGGTCTAAAATTGGACAAAACATCAATAAATATAAGACATACCCTCGTATTGTAGGAGAAACTGGTGGTAAGGATTTTGTATGGGCTCACCCATCTTCAAATTCACTTGAGGTTGCTACAGCTCTAGCTCGTGGTGCTTTTGAGTACCAAGGACAAAAATGTTCGGCTGCTTCTCGTGCTTATATTCCTGCTTCTCTTTGGGAAGATGTGAAAAAACAATTGGTTACTGACGTTTCTTCTTTTAAAATGGGAGCGCCAGATGACACAAAAAACTTTGTATCTTCTGTAATTTCTGAAACTTCTTTTGACAAACTTGCAAAAGCAATTGATGCGGCAAAAGCGTCTAACGAAGCTGAAATTATCGTTGGTGGTGGTTACGACAAATCTAAAGGTTGGTTTATTGAGCCTACCGTGATTGTGACTACAAATCCGAAGTATGATACTATGAAAACGGAACTTTTTGGACCGGTTCTTACTATCTACGTTTACGAAGATGCAAAATGGGAAGAGTCTCTAAAACTAGTTGACGAAACTTCTATCTACGCACTTACGGGAGCAATTTTCTCTCAAGACCGTTACGCAATTGAGGTTGCTACTAAAGCGCTTGAAGGAGCGGCTGGAAACTTCTACATTAACGACAAACCAACTGGAGCTGTTGTAGGACAACAACCTTTTGGTGGTGCTAGAGCTTCTGGAACAAATGATAAAGCGGGTTCTATTTTGAATCTTTTGCGTTGGGTTTCTCCACGTACAATCAAAGAAACTTTTGTACCAGCTACAGATTATAGATATTCTTTCTTGGACTAA